In Chaetodon auriga isolate fChaAug3 chromosome 9, fChaAug3.hap1, whole genome shotgun sequence, the genomic window GCATAGTGTGGCACTCTTCAGCTGTAGCGTCACGATGCGGCTGTAAATGCAAATATTCTTACCTTCTGCAGAATGCAGATTATAGGACAAAGATCTGCACGCCCACCAGTGTGCTTAAATGGCCATCATTAGAACATTAGTTAAAGGCTTTTAATAAAACCATCTGTCTTGTGTTCAGAATCATGCATGGCATTTAGGCCTTTCCCACATCATCCAATGGCCTGTCACATCAGAAATTAAAGCATATTAATCTGTTTTATAGTTGCTAAATTATTTAGTCATTATCATTGTAATACTTACCTCCATTTTGACCATTTGCAGTCCAGTGTGTTTAAATGGTTTTCATTAAACAGAATGCCTGGTAGTAATTTTCAAACGGCAATGAAAAAGTGCAACAACTAAAATCCTGTTTagcattttctgcatttttaatgcCTTGTTTAGCTGTATAGTCTCGAGTGTTGTACAACCAGTGGTGTTGTGCACgttatacaaaaacacacagtatgacATATATATTGTATACTGTCCAAGATGTATTGCTCAAGGAAGTGTTGTATGAAGCCCACGTATCTGTGCGATACATAAACTCACTCACACTCAGTAGTCAGTGCCACCTCCCTTTCAGCCAGCAGTGAGAATTGACATTGTCAAGTTCCACTGATGAATAGGCCGTTCTGATTTTGTCATCATGTAGGGACATCTACATTTAACACTGgcacatcaaaaaaaaagaaagaaagaaagaaagaaaaaagattgcaaaatacagtatgtgtaagATATATTAACCATAACACCCACATTTTTTGACAAAAGTCTATGAGATTatcttaaaatgtttaaaagaaaatgtcatgtCCAtataactgtaaaatcaaaacaataacaacttTAATTGACTTTAACGGTGTAGTGCATACACATTTCTAAAACATTTTGACAATGAGGTTTAATTTCATCTGTAGTTTCTATGCTAAAACTATTGCCgaaaactgtatttttgctAACTTGCTATGATAACATCATCGGTTGTTCCTTTTTGTGTCAGCAACTTGTATCAATAATAATGAACTATTACTaatccattttcatttcattcattttcagtttctttacatgttaaaagaaatgcaaggcagatttttttgtgtgtgtgttgtaaatgACTGATTTCACAGTCCCACTCTAAATGTGCTTACAATGCAtctgagtgaaaacaaaaaaaaagatctcatAACAGTGTCAAAGTCAAGGGGAATAGTATAGATTTCTTTAATCTTTTATCCTTAAAACTAtcacatagatttttttttaaaaaagaggaaactatACATTTTTAGAGGAAGAAACACTGCAAGCTTGTCGCAGGTCCTCTGCTCTTttgtgggtggtggtgggacAGTATGTATACAGCTGCATGCTGAAAGAGACCCAGTGGTGAACCCATTTTTAAAGCTACTGCTCTAGCAGACCAAAAAGGATTTACCTAGCAGTAGCACTCTGCCATCTTACTGAACTGAACACAGCCGATTAGTGCATAAAGGTTTGCATTGAAAAAGGTATTTTTCTTTTAGAACGTCTGCCagctaaacaaaaaaaaaaaaaatgtgcttgaGTAATTGCGTTTGTGGGCTCTTGTGACTCAATAAGTACACGCCTACATTATGAAAACATGTGGAAATAGACAAGCTGATTATTTCAAAATATTACTTTATAGCCTCATCACTAACGACgaaaaaaatgaacacacaaacaaatgcccTAATGACAAACAGTTGTCCTAATGAGAGAGTCTATGGCTGTCCATGCAGTGTGAGCACGCACTGACAAAGCAGCTAGGATCTCATTTAATAACCACAGGTGTACCTGATCCATTGCATTAGACGTTCCATCGTACAATTTGCTTGCTCCCTTATCTGCTATGGGTGActaaagaacaaaaacaatgctaATACCACCTGACAATTTTGGAGGCATACATCACAGGATCTGTTTATGGTCTGAGACAGTATCTCCAGCTCCAATTAAGCATGCCAGAATGAGTTGCAGTGTGGACCACAGCAGCCCAGCTCGGAGTTATGGATGAGCAGTCACTCTAGCAATGCCTGACCCTGTGTGCTAATTAGATatgacattaaaataacatgaGCCAAAGCCAGACTTGTGCAGAAATTAAAATGCCTTTCATCCAAGAATCTTCCAATATGACAAATAAGGACAGACTAATTGGAATTATTAAGGCTGTATTTACATGTACACATTTTGTGGCAAGAACAAACATTGAATATAACAAATTATATTCTttgctgttactgttactgtagTATTACCACAAAGATGGGGGTGGAGGGTGTTTGCTTAACAGATATGTTACTTAGACGTCACTCCGTACATCTCAATAAGTGGTTTGTAATAATGTATTCAAGTGTTTTCATAAAACTGCATGCTATAACccttttgtaattatttttttgaaTGGACTGAATTTCTTTGCAGAGAAGCTAAGAGTGTGGAGATTTTGTTTACTGTTTATGCTGTAGTTACTGGCTACAGGAGCAGGTGGGCGGTAAAAAACACAACCCAACTCTCTTCAGAAAGCAGCATTCAAAATCTTATTTTAATTTGTATATTTACTCCATAAACATTATTACAAAACTCAGCAAGTTACCAATATTACATTATCACCATACAGGCTTGATCACAAATATTTAAAACCTTTGCAACAgttacaacaaaacaaaaaacaaaataatactCAAATAATTTACATGAAAAtctataaaacagcaaattgttcacaaattatatttttttttcccaagttttcatttttttttctttgcttatttgtgttttgcacAGTAACACAACACTCTCACAACAAGATCATGTTCTTATTACAAAACTcccaacaaaatgtaaatatttctaGTTTTCTGTTGATACTTTCATATTTTGGTTTTTAAAACCAGAAACTTGTCATTGTATATCCTTTCCACTGCCCATAGTGGCGCATAAAAggttactcacacacacacaaatacttcaCAGCACTTTCTAAGAAAAATATACACTTACAAAATATGTTACAAATTGGCACACAAAAAATATACAAGATTTTGTAGTGTCAAGAGTTCATTAAGATTCCTTCTGGTAACAACTCTAGACAGTATATATAAAGCTCGGTAATCTTTTaatgaaaagagcaaaagtaaTTCCAATCAATGTCAAAGAATCATGAAGTGAATACATCAAACATAACATTGTAATATACATTCATAAAGAGGGTTAGGTACCTAATctattttgcatttctttttttttttttcttttttgttaactctgggaaaacaaaaaacaaaacccaaaaaaagaaaacaattgtCAGCTTTCTTAGCACCATTAACATGAGGCAGCTCAACAGtggcacattttaaaaacaaaaagaagaaaaaagaaaaaaaatatgaactCAGAGAAGTACATTCAATTTGACAATAGGCAGAAATGAGAGAAGGCAGACTAAATGGGCTTGCAGCCCATGTGGAGCTTCCCATCAGCAGCTTGTCTTGGTCCTAACCCTGATACACtggagaaaagaaacaaaggatcatggcagagaggagagaaaaaagagacagagaaagactgatTATGATTCTTGCCATATACAAGCAATCAATTACTATCACCTGTGCGTCAGAATTACCATATCCAGTGTGACAAGGCCTGTTTTTACATCGAGCTTCAGTTTGTCCGCACATCTCCATGCAGTCTCATGTAATTACTGCTGTTTGAAAATTAAACGTTCAAAAGAGAGGGAAATATACGCCTATTGTTTGAGTACATATCTATAAAAGCATTTTATAACCTTTATAACCAATTAAACATGATTGTAAGGTTCATTTAAAGGTGGGTTTATTTCAGGATAGTGAAGCAGTGAGTGAGAACAAAGTAATTGATGTCAATAATTCTGGGAACACACTGCATCAGATAGCACCaatggcttgtttttttttttttttttcaatttgtgcCTTTGTTTGGCCTTGATTTTCTGGTGACAATATTTTCTGCCAAAATACTGACCCATCAAAACTGAGGTGACAAAGACGGCACATTAAAGAACCTTCAAAAGAAAGAATTCAGTTTAGATATTATGTGAAAAATTAACCAAATTAGTCAGAGAGTCAAATACACCAAAGGTGCAACTTAAACTATGGCAGTGTCAAGAAATTAATTACATGAGAATGTCAAGAAAAATTACTGTTTAAATTACCGTTCCAGGTAACATAGAAGTAAGATTCCCATGTGGAGCAAATGCAAAGACATGCTTTCCTTCATTTACAAGATTACTGATTCCATTTGTACTGAAAACTGccttcacattcacattaaGTCTAACTTCAAAAATGCAATGCTCACTCACGACTGATGCGTGCATCAGAATCTCTATGAGTAATAAACTGCCTTGAATTTCCAGTACAAAACAGCTATTCAGTGAGGCACAGCCCCAACTGACAAATAATTTGCTTGCTTACCCTCAAACATCTGCACTACACTTTCCTTGGTCCAGAGAAAGCTCGTTTGAACATCtcttttttcatcttcttcctctacAGTAGCCTTCAGAGCAGATCTCCCCTTTGCCTCTCTTTTGTTGCTTCTCAGTGCCAGGCGATGTTGAGGTAAATTGAATTTGGCAAACAAAGTGGGGGGAAACAAGGAGAATTCAGAGTCTTTCTGATTTGGTTTTGTGAGTGGCGGTGTACCACTGCCAGCTGTTGGTGCCTTTCatcagagaagagagaaaagtcCCAAATAAAGAATTCCTGTAGTGGCAAGTCTCTGTAAGGAGTCTCCAACCCGAGCAGCCAATACTCCAATGGATAGAAAAGAGGAACAGCCAATATTCACACATATATAAGAGGTCATTTACACAGCATTGTTACTTTTGGCACATTGATTTTAAGATTataatcatcttttttttgcaaatattgCATGTCCCTGTACAACAACATTGACAAAAATACTCTGAGGGTGGAGCTTTTATGAATTGCAAGGcgtaaaaatgtaaatttagaTTACCAGTTCCTCTAAACTccacaagaaaaagaaatgcttgATAAAAGGAAATGGGGAGTCATTCCTACtttgaggggggaaaaaaaacgaCAACGTCTGATATGTCATCAATACAAAATGGTCCCATCTTGTGTTTTCAAGATGTCTTGGGCTTAAATAGGGCTCATTAATCGTAGGTTTCCCTCTTGAAATGAGCCAGGCagtgtatgaaggacagcaacAACAGGACATCCATATTCTGCATACAAaaacagatgaggaggaggggtgcGTAGATGTCACTCAATGCATTTGTGTATATAGCTACATCTTTAGGGAAATGGGgaataaatacataattcaGGGGAGCAAGTTCTgctgagaaaatacaaaaacaaggTTCCTCATAAAGGCGACAGAACTGTTTTCAAGgcttattcttttttttttttcagacaaaagtaaaacaaaaacaactataagaagaacaaacaaagcagaaacaacaaaagcaagaaaaatGCAGCCATGGTCGTTTCAAATCTCAATCAAGCTTGACACAATCACTCAATAGGTAGTTTGCAAAGTACAAGAAGTTTTTCATGCAGATATTAATTTCCTCGTCAGGAGTGGGGTTAAAAGGAAGTGGGAGTAGTCAGGGGGAACGTAGTACTCATGCAGCTCTGGCATAGCGTCAGTGTAGGTATGCTTGGGAGGGAGGGCTGAGCAGGTAGTGGGGGGAAGTGAGAAGGGGGTGCAACAGCAGCTGATAACAAAATATTACCTCAGTTTCTCAAAAGAGGTCATCAGTGCTATGTCCTTATTTGGGTCTCTCTCAGCTCGTTTCCCCTTCAGTGTCTCAATCCGAGGGAACTTTGCACTGGTCTTGTGGCGGTACAGCTTTTTGTGTGCAGGCCCAGGGTTAATAAAGTTGGGTTTATCAAACATGTTACAGCCCAGAGCTAGTTGAGGGAATAGCGGATGAGAAGGGTTGAATTTGGCCTggttttttcctcctttgccCCCTGCCTTTCTGCCTCTCCCAGCCCCTGTTAGCACTGCTCCTTTTTTCTTCAGGTCAGCCTCTGTGCCTGCCAAGATTTTGAGGGTCTTTAGGTTGAGGCTATTGGCCTCAGAGGGCATGCAGGCCTCAGACATGGGATTCCACAGTGGCTCAATGGAGGCCATCATGAACCTTTGGACCTCAGCCATGCCAGATACAATGTTGGACAGAATATTGGAGGGCTCCTCGAATTCTCTCTGGTCGTCCCCAACCAGGCTGTTGCTCTCTGACCAACCGGTGCCAGCCCAGTCCCCAGTGCTACTACTGTCAGTCAGGCCTGTGCCACAACCACCTGCCTGGTTCTTTGCTGCCTTACCCTCCAACATGGCCTTTATCTTTTTGGTGGAACGTGAGTTCTGCTTGGGCGTCTTGACCTTGTCTGACTTAGGAGCTCTAGGAGCCCGGACTTTCTTTGGGCTCtgtcctgcagctgtctgtTTGCAACTGCCTTTCCTCTTTGACTTAATGCTTTTCGCACCAGCCAACATCTCATCAGTCTGTTCATCAAATTCTGTAACTCCCAGCTCCTTTTTATCTAAGCATAACACATCCTGACTGTTGAAGTTGTGCAGTGGAAACTGGCTGTCTTCCACTGTGTATGCATTTGCTGTATGCTCTTGTTGCTGCATAACATCACAGTTCCACTTTACCTCCCTATTGCAATCCATAGCCATATCATTCACATCCTGGTATTCTCCAACATTCCCTGCCATCTTCATCTCACGTCCCACCACCTGGGGGGACAGGTTGGGGGTCTCAGGAGGGGAAAGCTCTGACAGTGATGAGTGTCTAAACTTGTCAGGGGTGAAGTTGGAGATGTCCAGCAGGTCTGAGGACTCCCTGAGTGGTGTAAGGGCGTCCACACTCTGCTGAATCACCACTTTAGGACTGCAATGAGCTAAGAAGCTATCTCgaccctcctcctcaccctctcgCTCACAAGACTTGAGGCTGAGGGAGCTGTAATtgctggaggaggctgacagagagcccACTGAGTCATAGCTGATGAGCCTGCCATTGTCTGTGCACAGGGACCCTCTCTGGTATTGCACCTGGCCCTCCACGCAGGCAGACTGACACACTTGCAGATCAGCCCCAGGCTGTAGCCCAGCCTCAGTCAGGTAGCTCTTCTCATAAAGTAGCCTGTCAGCCTCAGGGCTCAGCTGGCTGTAGTTAGACACTGGCAGGCTGTCATTCAGGGGCACAGCAGCTGGGAAGTTGTTGGGTAAGATGGGAGTCTCAGGGGTTTCGGGCCCAAAGCTCTGGCTGTGACTTGCACAGAGCTGCGGGTGCCACATCTGGGGGAAGCTGGGGCAGTTCTGGGGAGACTGCTGGAGCTCCGactcagagggaggagagaggacacagcTCTGAGCGagctgcagagaagaaaacTGTTTCTCCTCCAGGGATAGCCCCAGAGGATACTGCTGCCTGGAGGGCTGCTGGGGGAAATAAGAGATAGCTGCTCCACTGGAGGAGTCTGTAGCATCTAACAGGGTCTGCAGGTAGCCCCCCGGGATGACAGGGACAcccgcctccacctcctctgaggAAGAAGGCTTGTCAGGAGAGCAGGTGGACGAAACAAAGGGGAATTTCTCCTCAGATGTGTGAGGGGTGGTGGTATTGTCAGAGAAATGGGGTTTGACTGTAGTTGAGCTAATGCCTGCCTCTCCTAACCCAGCAGTAGGGTCCTCAATCTGTGCTGCAGCGACACAGGCATCCGTTTCATTTGTCACgctcctgccctcctctccttctgcctctttcattttcttgctcCTCAGCCTGGCTTCGCTTTTGAATTTTCTTATCCTGactgttttatttcctcccaatctcctcccctccctctcctccctctcctgggAGCGGCTCTTGGCTGTGACTGTGTGCGTGATGGAGTTTGTGTCTAATGTCACTGGGAGGCCTGGGGCTGCTATTATTCCCCCAACCGTGGGGGTGGCCTCTTCTTTAGTGACACCTCCCTGGCCCCGATCAGAGAGAGGGGAGCCCTGTGCTGTTGCTGATTGCTCCACAGTGTGAATCCTCTGAACCTTAAGCCTGTTTGCAATCTTGTATTTCCTTTTGGGATGACTAGAATTAAAAGGGCGATGATGGCGTCCGTTTAGATGAAAACCGCGTTGTTGTTTATCTCTGGCAGCCAGCTTAAGctgttcctgtctctctctttgcctctcctGCCAGAAATCTTTCAGAGGAGCCAGTGTCTCATATTtgctcactgtgtctgtgtttaagcTCACAGTAGCATCCACAGGGTCCAACTTGCCCAGTTTCACTGACATGAGTCTCTCTCCTTTAAACCTGTTTATGATGATGTACTTGATGACCACTGGTGGCTCTTTACGGCAGGATTTCCGACGTTTTTTAGGGCACCAGTctacatcctcctcctctttttgaCCCGAGGgagctttctcttttttctctgcattcTTCTCACTCTCAAGCGAGTCAACGTCATATAAGTAATCATCACTGTATCGAACCTTTCGCTTGGAGCGCAAACCATAGTTAAGAGGGTTAGAAGGGCTGAGTAATCTCTTTGAGTGGCCCTTCTTAAACTTGCCCTCCTGCAGAGTGTCTGAGGAGGAGCCAGTGCAGGAACTGTCATCACTGAATTCACCTGATTCCTCTGTAGAATTGAAGTCCATTAGGTAGCTGACTTTGGGAGTGGACATGGGTGAGCCTTGGGAACCATCAGGGGGGCTCCTGCCACTGCAGTCCCCAGTCTTTCCTTCCTGTACTGTCTCCAGGATGAGCTCATCAGTTTTGGGCTGAAGCTCCTCAGCACTCCGTCTCAAGAGTCCcgctccttcctctttcttggCACAGCTGGCCAGGACACTAGGGAAGAAGTTGAActgtgtctcctcctgcagcacatttgttttctccctcaTGTTGTCCTGGAAAGACTCGTAACGAATCTTCAGCGAACAGACATCGCTGCTTAGAGTTGAATCATCGTCCTCATCATCGAACAGATTGTCAACATCTTCTTCAGAGAAGAGGTTGACTGACAGTTCATTCTTAGAACAAAGGTCCAGCAGTTCCATCTTACTCTCACTGATGAAGGATTCAAAGTAGCCCCAGTCCTGACCAGCATTAGCCAGCAGAACCTCCTCTCCGCTCACTTTGTCCAGTAACAGTCCCTCATACAAGTTCTTAGCTGCTGCATCATCCTCTGGGTCATCACAgtcctctgttgttttgtttccatcCACTCTCTTGCCCTCACCTGGGGCTTTCGGCAGAGGAAAGCTAAGTAGCTGGTCAGAGAGGAGTTGCTCCCCATAGTGACTCACTGCCTCCCCTGCATGGCTCAGGCACTGGATGCTGATATTGTTAATGTCAGAGAAGTCCTCTCTGCTCACATCCCCTATCCTTACACTTAGCCCAGTCTCTGTGTCAGGGTTGGTGTTAGGGGCATGGGGCGGGTTCTGAATGGAATTTGGGTCAGTGGCATCACGGGTCTCGATGAAGCAGCCAAGGCAGGTGCGGTTAGGCTGAAGAAGACACTCCTCTGTCAGGGCAGAGACAGTGCCAGGCTCCATCATTGTAGCTGTCAAAGGGAGGGCAACAGGCAGCAGAAGGGAAGTCTTCTGGGTATCTCCTGTTGGGGCCCAGGAG contains:
- the nexmifb gene encoding neurite extension and migration factor; this translates as MDVLTDSSLTSMVKTSEPENANVVEDTGVCEQSGDLSLCGLVDAALPPSSPPPAAETSQQACPTNQRTTPTSPTLPLPLATDSSLSLTTAPCPPSDDAPTVVPHLHHTPTPTSLPAPAVSSWAPTGDTQKTSLLLPVALPLTATMMEPGTVSALTEECLLQPNRTCLGCFIETRDATDPNSIQNPPHAPNTNPDTETGLSVRIGDVSREDFSDINNISIQCLSHAGEAVSHYGEQLLSDQLLSFPLPKAPGEGKRVDGNKTTEDCDDPEDDAAAKNLYEGLLLDKVSGEEVLLANAGQDWGYFESFISESKMELLDLCSKNELSVNLFSEEDVDNLFDDEDDDSTLSSDVCSLKIRYESFQDNMREKTNVLQEETQFNFFPSVLASCAKKEEGAGLLRRSAEELQPKTDELILETVQEGKTGDCSGRSPPDGSQGSPMSTPKVSYLMDFNSTEESGEFSDDSSCTGSSSDTLQEGKFKKGHSKRLLSPSNPLNYGLRSKRKVRYSDDYLYDVDSLESEKNAEKKEKAPSGQKEEEDVDWCPKKRRKSCRKEPPVVIKYIIINRFKGERLMSVKLGKLDPVDATVSLNTDTVSKYETLAPLKDFWQERQRERQEQLKLAARDKQQRGFHLNGRHHRPFNSSHPKRKYKIANRLKVQRIHTVEQSATAQGSPLSDRGQGGVTKEEATPTVGGIIAAPGLPVTLDTNSITHTVTAKSRSQEREEREGRRLGGNKTVRIRKFKSEARLRSKKMKEAEGEEGRSVTNETDACVAAAQIEDPTAGLGEAGISSTTVKPHFSDNTTTPHTSEEKFPFVSSTCSPDKPSSSEEVEAGVPVIPGGYLQTLLDATDSSSGAAISYFPQQPSRQQYPLGLSLEEKQFSSLQLAQSCVLSPPSESELQQSPQNCPSFPQMWHPQLCASHSQSFGPETPETPILPNNFPAAVPLNDSLPVSNYSQLSPEADRLLYEKSYLTEAGLQPGADLQVCQSACVEGQVQYQRGSLCTDNGRLISYDSVGSLSASSSNYSSLSLKSCEREGEEEGRDSFLAHCSPKVVIQQSVDALTPLRESSDLLDISNFTPDKFRHSSLSELSPPETPNLSPQVVGREMKMAGNVGEYQDVNDMAMDCNREVKWNCDVMQQQEHTANAYTVEDSQFPLHNFNSQDVLCLDKKELGVTEFDEQTDEMLAGAKSIKSKRKGSCKQTAAGQSPKKVRAPRAPKSDKVKTPKQNSRSTKKIKAMLEGKAAKNQAGGCGTGLTDSSSTGDWAGTGWSESNSLVGDDQREFEEPSNILSNIVSGMAEVQRFMMASIEPLWNPMSEACMPSEANSLNLKTLKILAGTEADLKKKGAVLTGAGRGRKAGGKGGKNQAKFNPSHPLFPQLALGCNMFDKPNFINPGPAHKKLYRHKTSAKFPRIETLKGKRAERDPNKDIALMTSFEKLR